Part of the Thermodesulfobacteriota bacterium genome, GGTGGACCGGGAGATCCCGCCCCGCCCCTACCTGGGGGCGGAGTTCGGGCCGAACGTGGAGCTGGCCGACCAGCTGCGCGCCACCGTGCGGGAAGCCCGGGAGAGCGGGCGGGCCGGCGTGCTCCCCCGCCTGGGACTGACCCAGGGGGAGGATCTGGCCGACCGCCTCGCGGCGGTGTTCGTGGAACGCTACCGGGCCGGCGTCCTCGACCCCCTGGACCGGGAGCTCGACCGGGGCCTCCTGGCCGTGAGCGACGGCAAGGACCCCTCGCGGGTGGCCCGCTACGTGGACTACCTCTCCAAGCGCACCAAGCTCCTGCGGCTCGCCGCGGAGGGGGAGCGCTCCGAGGAGGCTCTGGCTGCCGCCGAGCAGCCCGACTTCGGGCTGGTCCTGGCGCTGCCCGGGGGCGCCGCGGCGCCCGCCCTGGCCGAGCCGGTGGAGCGTGGCTACGGCGCCTACCTGGCGTGGCGTACCGACCCGGGGGGAGCGGCCAAGGATCTGGAGGCCGAGCAGGCCCGCCTGGCAAACCTCCTCGCCCAGAAGGCCGTGGGGTTTGCCTGGCTCGTGGAGTGGGCCAACCTGCAAGAGTCCCTGCGCCCCGTCACCCTGGCCGTGTACTGGGGGGCCGAGCCTCCCCCAGCCGCCGGCGGAGGAAGACCGGTCCTGGTCGAGCCGGCCTACACGCCCCCGGGCTGGCAGGAGATCAGCGGGTTCATCTCCACCATTTCCCGTTCGGTGGCCGGGGGCGAGGGGCTGGGGGCGGCGCTGAATGCCTTCGAGACCTCCTACCGCACCCAGTACCTGGCCCAGTGGGAGCGCTTCCTGCGGGAGTTCAGGCAGGGGGCCGGAGGCTGGACCGGGCGCCAGAAGAGGATCGAGCTCGCGGGCCGCCTGGCCGGTCCCGAGTCTCCCTACCAGCGGGTCATGGCCGACGCCGCCGAGGGCCTCGCCCCCGCGGTGGGCCTGGCCAAGACCCTGGACGACGTGCCCGAGTGGGTCTCGCTCCTCTACCGCTGGGAGCGCCTGGGGAACCCCGAGTACCAGAAGGCCCTCAAGGGGGCCGAGGGGGTGATGGGGCGCCTGGTGAGCCGGGGAGGCAAGGTGCTGGCCGACCTGCGGGCGCGCTTTTCCGGGCAGGCCGACGAGGCCCGGGTGGTGGAGCAGGACACCCGGGGCGTGGCCTTGGTGGCGGCGTACCAGGAGAGCCTGCGGCAGATGGCCGCCGCGGTCCAGGCCCCCGCCGCCGCCTACCAGGCGGCGCGGGAGGCCTATGTGGAGGCCGAGACCCGGGTGGGCGAGCCCCAGCAGCCCGTCTCGCGAAACGCCTGGGCCCAGGCCCGGCTCTCCTCGCTGCTGTCCCAGGGCAGGCCCCGGGAGGCGGTGTTCTGGCAGCTCCTGGCCGAGCCGACGTCCCAGGTCTGGGGGGTCATGCTCGACGAGGCCCAGGTCCACCTGCAGCAGCGGTGGGAGGCCGAGGTCCTGGCCGAGGCGAAGACCTTCACCGGCTGGGAGCAGGTGGGCGCCCTCCTGGGGGAGGGCGGCAAGGTGTGGGCCTTCCAGAGCCAGTATGTGGACACCTTTGTCGCCAAGGACCCCCGGCGGGGCTTCGTGCCCAAACGCCTGCACAACGACTCGCTGACCTTCTCCGGGGGCTTCCTGGGGGTGTCGAACCTGGGCAAGCTCGGCGGCAAGGCCTTCGAGCGCAGCTACCGGGTGCAGATCGCCGCCGTGCCCACCTCGGCCAACCCCGGCGCCACCGTGCAGCCCCACCGCACCCGCCTGGTGCTCCAGTGCGCCGCCGAGAACCAGGAGCTCGTCAACCTCAACTACCCCATCGAGAAGACCTTTTCCTGGACCCCCGGGGAGTGCTCCGACACGGTGCTGGAGATCGCCGTGGGCGACGCCGTCCTGCTCAAGCGGTACTCGGGCCACGACGGCTTTATCGCCTTCCTCAAGGACTTCCAGGCCGGCACGAGAACCTTCCGCGCCGAGGAGTTTCCCCCGGAGCAGAGCCGCCCCCTGGCCGGCTACCAGGTGCGAAACCTCACCGTGGGCTACACCTTCAAGGGCCACGCCGAAGCCCTGCGCCTGGCCGTCTACGATCCCAACGCCGTGCCCGCCGCCCTCTTCGAGTAGGGACCGCTTCTCCCCAACTTTCTCTCTCCCGGACGGGGGAGCGGCGTTTGACAAGAAGCTCCCCGGGGTCGTCGCAGTTCTCTCCTCGACGATCGACCGGCCCCCCGGGGGGCGGCCTCAGGGGGCGATGATGGGAATGGCCAGGCGGCCCTTCTTGCGGTATACGCGGAAGTGGCCGTCCGTGGTCAGCACGGCGCTTGCCGGATTGAGCTCGGCCATCCGCACCAGGCAGGCATCTGCGAGGGACATGGGCTGGTCCGCGTACCGCGCCATGAGATCGCGAAGCCGAGGCACTTCGCCCGCGAGGCGGTATGAGAGCTCCACGATTCCCCGGGCCACCAGTTCCAGCGCGGCGTCCGGGCCGGAGGGCAGCCCCCGGAGCAGGAAACAGGCCTCGGAAAGCACGGCCTCACAGGTGAGAAGAGGGGGACGGAGCTCGGCCAGTCGGGTCCGCGCCCACCCGTGGTGCACGTCGCGGCGGTTGAGGAAGGCCACAAGGGGGCCGGTGTCCAGTATCGTCGGGGCGTTCACCGTCCGTAGCCTTCCAGGTGGTCTTCGTTGCAGGACAGGTCCGGAGGGCCTTCGAGACTGCCCGCCAGATCCGCTGCCAGGTCCAGCACCGATCCCTGGGCCGCGCGCTCCCCTTCGCGCAAGAACGCCTCCAGCGCCTGCCGGGTCAGGGCCGACTTGGTGCCGCCCCGCCGAGACACGGCAGTATCGAGTTTCGCGTCGAGGTCGTCTGGAATCTTGAGGGACAGGGTCTTCATCGGGAACTCCTGTATTACTGGTTTGCGTTCTGGATAATACCGCACGGCCGCCTGGGCGGCAAGCCCCTTAGCCCGACGGCGGGGCATACCTCTCGCGGTACTCCTTGACCTCCACCTTGCGGGCGGTGTTCTCCGAGCTCATGGTGCGTACGGTGCCGAAGACGGGGCGGTCGGGGGGCCAGGGGCGGTCGTAGCGGCCCAGGCACCAGGCGATGCCGGTGAGCGAGTTGGGGTCGCGGCCGTCCAGGGCGTAGCGGTCGTTGAGGTGCAGCAGGGTGTCCCAGGCCTCCCGGGGGCTCGGGGTCCACTCCAGGATCTTCTTGCCCCAGAGCATGCGCAGGTAGGTGTGGATCCGGCCCTCCCGCAGGAGCTGGGTCTGGGCGGCGTTCCACAGGGGGTCGTGGGTGGCGGCGGCCTCGAGCTCGTCCCGGGAATACCGGTACGGGCGCCGGTCGGCGGCGTGGCGCTCCAGGGCGGCCCGGGCCCAGGGGGGAAGGCTCTCGTAGCGGTCCCAGGCCGCGCCCCGGGCGCAGCCGTTGAAGCCGAGCTCGCGCCAGACCACGAGCTGGTCCAGGAACGCCTCGGCGGACTCCCCCACGCCCCACCAGCCGGTGCGCTTGCCCGTGGCCTTGGGGCCCAGGAGGTCCTCGGACCAGCCCTCGTGCTCCATGACCGCCGCGAAGACCTGGTGGGGGCAGAGGTGGCCGAAGTGGAGGTAGGGGGAGAGCCCGCTCGTGGCGTCCCGGTCGGGGTGGTTTCGGTCCTCGGCGTAGCGGGGGAGGCGCGCGGCGATGAACTCCCGAAGCCGCTCGCGGCCTGCCCGCTCCCCGCCGGTGCATGGGGCGGGGGCGACC contains:
- a CDS encoding pilus assembly protein; this translates as MNAPTILDTGPLVAFLNRRDVHHGWARTRLAELRPPLLTCEAVLSEACFLLRGLPSGPDAALELVARGIVELSYRLAGEVPRLRDLMARYADQPMSLADACLVRMAELNPASAVLTTDGHFRVYRKKGRLAIPIIAP
- a CDS encoding deoxyribodipyrimidine photolyase; amino-acid sequence: MSSGAVGAVPAHRVRAANRQGIRRQGEYVLYWMTAFRRASWNFALQQAGERARELGRPLLVLEALRCAYPHASDRLHRFVLDGMGDNRERFREAGIAYRPYAEPFPGEGTRLLAALAERACLVVADDSPAFFLPRMVAAAAARLPVLVEAVDANGLLPLGAADRPFGRAVDFRRFLQRTLREHLALPVPNPLGDLPGRAEVPEDVQKRWPEAPPSLLRPGASLAAFPIDHRVAPAPCTGGERAGRERLREFIAARLPRYAEDRNHPDRDATSGLSPYLHFGHLCPHQVFAAVMEHEGWSEDLLGPKATGKRTGWWGVGESAEAFLDQLVVWRELGFNGCARGAAWDRYESLPPWARAALERHAADRRPYRYSRDELEAAATHDPLWNAAQTQLLREGRIHTYLRMLWGKKILEWTPSPREAWDTLLHLNDRYALDGRDPNSLTGIAWCLGRYDRPWPPDRPVFGTVRTMSSENTARKVEVKEYRERYAPPSG
- a CDS encoding type VI secretion protein IcmF/TssM N-terminal domain-containing protein, which codes for MKALLKGVLVGGVTLAGGSAALAAYVLGWTPVQAGLLFGAVAVLGAAGVVLMRLLRARRKAALPEAPSAADAGPRGKEAAERRKALDARWKTFVGQLRRAKVKGRGDPVYALPWYLFLGEDGAGKTTAVENSLLAVSGGQPPREEPQAGGSFGWRVLEEGIVLDAPGRYAFPRDPLDEAEWAELCSLLVRTRKEEPLNGVLLAVPAGALLSRGDDELRRQGAALGKRLDELTRTLGAVAPVYVLVTQCDLVGGMARFFGNLPENAFAGAMGGLNDDRALERPQEAFPEQVFGRLYRDLRQLRLTLLGDVPPDEVHPQAVLFPEEFLELKAPLGRFLEGVFEKNPYREPPFFRGLYFTSARQAGTPASACLTRLGLQDEILPLAGESRSLFLKDFFGRVLPGDRALAAPTSRALSWRRLTQNAALAGWVLACVAVGVLLSLSFGRNLSTVRKVDREIPPRPYLGAEFGPNVELADQLRATVREARESGRAGVLPRLGLTQGEDLADRLAAVFVERYRAGVLDPLDRELDRGLLAVSDGKDPSRVARYVDYLSKRTKLLRLAAEGERSEEALAAAEQPDFGLVLALPGGAAAPALAEPVERGYGAYLAWRTDPGGAAKDLEAEQARLANLLAQKAVGFAWLVEWANLQESLRPVTLAVYWGAEPPPAAGGGRPVLVEPAYTPPGWQEISGFISTISRSVAGGEGLGAALNAFETSYRTQYLAQWERFLREFRQGAGGWTGRQKRIELAGRLAGPESPYQRVMADAAEGLAPAVGLAKTLDDVPEWVSLLYRWERLGNPEYQKALKGAEGVMGRLVSRGGKVLADLRARFSGQADEARVVEQDTRGVALVAAYQESLRQMAAAVQAPAAAYQAAREAYVEAETRVGEPQQPVSRNAWAQARLSSLLSQGRPREAVFWQLLAEPTSQVWGVMLDEAQVHLQQRWEAEVLAEAKTFTGWEQVGALLGEGGKVWAFQSQYVDTFVAKDPRRGFVPKRLHNDSLTFSGGFLGVSNLGKLGGKAFERSYRVQIAAVPTSANPGATVQPHRTRLVLQCAAENQELVNLNYPIEKTFSWTPGECSDTVLEIAVGDAVLLKRYSGHDGFIAFLKDFQAGTRTFRAEEFPPEQSRPLAGYQVRNLTVGYTFKGHAEALRLAVYDPNAVPAALFE
- a CDS encoding ribbon-helix-helix protein, CopG family, with amino-acid sequence MKTLSLKIPDDLDAKLDTAVSRRGGTKSALTRQALEAFLREGERAAQGSVLDLAADLAGSLEGPPDLSCNEDHLEGYGR